One region of Chitinophaga varians genomic DNA includes:
- a CDS encoding cell division ATP-binding protein FtsE — protein MTPEQPIIQLTNASIYQGNSLILSDVNITVNKGEFVYLIGKTGTGKSSLLKTLYGDLPLKDGTGQVVGFDLKKMDWKKVPYLRRNLGVVFQDFQLLTDRNVHDNLKFALRATGWQDNKQMEDKIADVLDKVGLGTKGFKMPYELSGGEQQRIDIARAMLNSPRLILADEPTGNLDPETSDGIMQLLFRICREGTAIVMATHDYIVLQKFPSRVLRTENGHVTDNAALNFSA, from the coding sequence ATGACACCCGAACAGCCGATTATCCAGTTAACGAATGCCAGTATTTACCAGGGAAATTCTTTGATTTTGTCTGATGTGAATATCACGGTGAATAAAGGAGAGTTTGTATATCTTATTGGTAAAACGGGGACAGGCAAGTCCAGTCTGTTAAAGACCCTTTACGGGGATTTGCCTTTAAAGGACGGAACGGGCCAGGTAGTGGGGTTTGATCTGAAGAAGATGGACTGGAAGAAGGTGCCTTACCTGCGTCGTAATCTGGGCGTGGTGTTTCAGGACTTTCAGCTGTTGACCGACCGTAACGTGCATGACAACCTGAAATTTGCGTTGCGGGCCACTGGTTGGCAGGACAACAAGCAGATGGAGGATAAAATTGCGGATGTGCTGGACAAGGTAGGGCTGGGCACCAAGGGGTTTAAGATGCCTTATGAACTGTCAGGCGGAGAGCAGCAGCGTATAGATATTGCGCGGGCGATGCTCAATTCGCCGCGGCTGATCCTGGCGGACGAACCTACCGGTAACCTGGACCCTGAGACTTCTGATGGTATTATGCAGCTGTTGTTCCGTATTTGCCGGGAGGGCACCGCTATTGTGATGGCCACGCACGATTATATCGTTTTGCAGAAATTCCCGTCACGTGTGTTACGCACTGAAAACGGGCATGTAACAGATAATGCCGCCCTGAATTTTTCTGCCTGA
- a CDS encoding BlaI/MecI/CopY family transcriptional regulator: protein MKQLTKAEEQIMQALWQTGPAFVKDIIEALPEPKPHYNTVSTLVKILIEKGFVDFKAFGKSHQYYALITKDAYSRKTLNSLAKSYFGGSFSNMVSFFVKEKEMSVNDLEQLIKQIKDHDKQ, encoded by the coding sequence ATGAAACAACTTACCAAAGCGGAAGAACAGATCATGCAGGCGCTCTGGCAAACGGGGCCTGCCTTCGTGAAAGATATCATCGAGGCCCTGCCGGAGCCCAAACCACATTACAACACGGTGTCCACCCTGGTGAAAATCCTGATCGAAAAAGGGTTTGTGGACTTTAAGGCATTTGGCAAATCCCATCAGTACTATGCCCTGATCACAAAAGACGCCTATAGCCGTAAAACACTCAACAGCCTGGCCAAAAGCTACTTTGGCGGCTCCTTCAGCAACATGGTTTCCTTTTTTGTGAAGGAAAAAGAAATGAGTGTCAACGACCTGGAACAGCTGATAAAACAAATCAAAGACCACGACAAACAATAA
- a CDS encoding M48 family metallopeptidase — MKKIALIFTAGIGLLAACTRVPITGRSQLNLLPESTMQSMALQEYQSFLSSNKVVSQSTNRDAEMVKRVGQRIAGAVTAYMNQNGMGNQIADYKWEFNLVDSKEVNAWCMPGGKVVVYTGLLPVTQNETALACVMGHEIAHAIARHGNERMSQGLVAQGIQVAGSVALGKNPTAVNLFNQAFGVGGNLGIMAFSRQNELEADHLGVIFMAMAGYNPQESIPFWQRMANMSNGQKPPEFLSTHPSDARRVQQLQQLMPEAMKYYKPR; from the coding sequence ATGAAAAAGATCGCACTTATCTTTACTGCCGGCATCGGACTGTTAGCGGCGTGTACCCGTGTACCTATAACAGGACGTAGCCAGTTAAACCTGCTCCCCGAAAGCACCATGCAATCCATGGCACTTCAGGAATACCAATCATTTCTTTCTTCCAACAAAGTTGTGTCCCAAAGCACCAACAGAGACGCGGAAATGGTAAAAAGAGTAGGACAGCGTATTGCCGGCGCCGTTACCGCTTATATGAACCAGAACGGCATGGGCAACCAGATTGCTGACTATAAATGGGAATTTAACCTGGTAGATAGTAAAGAAGTGAATGCCTGGTGTATGCCGGGAGGTAAAGTGGTGGTGTACACAGGACTGTTGCCTGTTACCCAGAACGAAACGGCACTGGCCTGCGTAATGGGCCACGAAATTGCCCACGCCATCGCCCGTCACGGTAATGAGCGCATGAGCCAGGGACTGGTGGCACAAGGCATCCAGGTGGCCGGCTCTGTAGCCCTGGGCAAAAATCCCACTGCTGTAAACCTCTTTAACCAGGCCTTTGGCGTAGGCGGTAACCTGGGTATTATGGCCTTCTCCCGCCAGAATGAGCTGGAAGCGGACCATCTCGGCGTTATATTTATGGCCATGGCAGGATATAACCCACAGGAGTCCATTCCGTTCTGGCAACGTATGGCCAACATGAGCAACGGCCAGAAACCACCTGAGTTTTTGAGCACCCACCCCAGCGATGCAAGACGTGTGCAACAGCTTCAGCAACTGATGCCGGAAGCCATGAAGTACTACAAGCCAAGATAG
- a CDS encoding polyribonucleotide nucleotidyltransferase, producing the protein MNLTPISVKFDIGDGRIVTIETGKLARQADGAVTVRLGNAILLATVVANKEPKPGQSFFPLTVDYQEKFASAGRIPGSFFKREGRLSDSEVLISRLIDRALRPLFPDNYLCEVQVLVTLISSDAEVMPDALACLAASAALAVSDVPIQEIISEVRVARIEGKYVINPNRSDLAKADMDFIIGATEKNIMMVEGESKECQEEDLIAAIEAAHAAIKIQVKAQEELRDLKGVKGKREFAQPHQNEELKAKVTAFAKDKIYQVAKSASAKHDRSDAFKKIADELKESLGELPEEDAPLVGEYFHALEKEVIRNMILDESVRLDGRSLDQVRPLAMETDILPSPHGSALFTRGETQSLTTVTLGTPEDELLIESAAVSNYVKFILHYNFPPFSTGEVKMMRGPGRREVGHGNLAMRSLKQMMPGSEYPYTVRVVSDILESNGSSSMATVCAGSLALMDAGVPLPKHVSGVAMGLISRASDGKWAVLTDILGDEDHLGDMDFKVTGTRDGIVGIQMDIKVDGLSMDVMRSALAQAKKGRLHIVEAMYAAVPAARPEPKPHAPRMEKIIIDREFIGAVIGPGGKIIQEIQRETGTTINIEEVGETGEVSIFSAQKDGLDRAVAWVKGIVAVPEVGEVYESVVKSIMPYGAFVEFMPGKQGLLHISEVSWKRLETMEGVLAEGEKVKVKLTGTDPKTGKFKLSRKVLMPKPEGYVEREEGDRGERRDRGDRGDRRDRGPRDDRRGGGDRGDRRGPREDRGPREDRGPRPERQDYPEKPQEPTFDEE; encoded by the coding sequence ATGAATCTGACACCTATCTCAGTGAAATTCGATATAGGAGACGGTCGTATCGTGACCATCGAGACCGGCAAGTTGGCCCGTCAGGCTGACGGCGCGGTAACGGTGCGTTTGGGGAATGCAATTCTGCTGGCCACGGTGGTAGCGAATAAAGAACCTAAACCCGGCCAGTCTTTTTTCCCGCTTACTGTTGACTACCAGGAAAAATTTGCTTCTGCCGGCCGCATACCCGGATCTTTTTTCAAACGCGAAGGCAGACTATCCGATTCTGAGGTCCTGATCTCCCGCCTGATTGACCGTGCATTACGTCCCCTGTTCCCCGACAACTATCTCTGCGAAGTACAGGTACTGGTTACACTCATCTCTTCCGATGCTGAAGTAATGCCGGACGCATTGGCCTGTCTGGCTGCATCTGCTGCACTGGCAGTTTCTGACGTTCCCATCCAGGAAATCATCTCCGAAGTACGCGTTGCGCGCATCGAAGGTAAATATGTGATCAACCCTAACCGTTCTGATCTGGCGAAAGCCGACATGGACTTCATCATTGGTGCTACTGAAAAGAACATCATGATGGTGGAAGGCGAAAGCAAGGAATGCCAGGAAGAAGACCTGATCGCTGCTATTGAAGCTGCACATGCCGCTATCAAAATACAGGTTAAAGCCCAGGAAGAACTGCGCGACCTGAAAGGCGTGAAAGGCAAACGTGAATTCGCACAGCCTCATCAAAACGAAGAGCTGAAAGCAAAAGTGACCGCTTTTGCGAAAGATAAAATTTACCAGGTAGCGAAATCCGCTTCTGCCAAGCATGACCGCAGCGATGCGTTCAAAAAGATCGCTGACGAGCTGAAAGAAAGCCTCGGTGAACTGCCGGAAGAAGATGCGCCACTGGTAGGTGAATATTTCCACGCGCTGGAAAAAGAAGTGATCCGTAACATGATCCTGGACGAGTCTGTCCGCCTGGATGGCCGTTCTCTGGACCAGGTACGTCCGCTGGCGATGGAAACAGACATTCTGCCTTCCCCGCACGGTTCTGCCCTGTTCACCCGCGGTGAAACCCAGTCTCTCACTACGGTTACCCTGGGTACTCCGGAAGATGAGCTGCTGATCGAAAGCGCTGCTGTCTCCAATTACGTTAAATTCATCCTGCACTACAACTTCCCGCCATTCTCCACCGGTGAGGTGAAAATGATGCGCGGCCCCGGCCGTCGTGAAGTAGGGCACGGTAACCTGGCCATGCGCTCCCTGAAGCAAATGATGCCTGGTTCCGAATACCCTTACACTGTACGTGTAGTGTCCGATATCCTTGAGTCTAACGGTTCCTCCTCCATGGCTACCGTATGTGCCGGTTCACTGGCACTGATGGACGCAGGTGTTCCACTGCCGAAACACGTTTCCGGCGTGGCAATGGGCCTTATCTCCCGTGCTTCTGATGGCAAATGGGCGGTACTGACCGACATCCTGGGTGATGAAGACCACCTCGGTGATATGGACTTTAAAGTAACCGGTACCCGTGACGGTATCGTGGGCATCCAGATGGACATCAAAGTGGATGGCCTCAGCATGGATGTAATGCGCTCTGCACTGGCCCAGGCCAAGAAAGGACGCCTGCACATCGTGGAAGCCATGTACGCTGCTGTACCTGCTGCCCGTCCTGAGCCAAAACCACACGCACCACGTATGGAGAAGATCATCATCGACCGCGAATTTATCGGCGCTGTGATCGGACCGGGTGGTAAAATCATACAGGAGATCCAACGCGAAACCGGTACTACCATCAACATCGAAGAAGTTGGTGAAACCGGCGAAGTAAGCATCTTCTCTGCACAGAAAGACGGCCTCGACAGAGCCGTGGCATGGGTGAAAGGCATTGTGGCCGTTCCTGAAGTAGGAGAGGTGTACGAGTCTGTAGTAAAATCCATTATGCCTTACGGTGCTTTCGTAGAGTTCATGCCTGGCAAACAAGGCCTGCTGCACATCTCCGAAGTGTCCTGGAAACGTCTCGAAACAATGGAAGGCGTATTGGCTGAAGGTGAAAAGGTAAAAGTGAAACTCACCGGTACCGATCCTAAAACCGGTAAGTTCAAGCTGAGCCGTAAAGTACTGATGCCGAAACCAGAAGGTTATGTAGAACGCGAAGAAGGTGATCGCGGCGAACGCCGTGACCGCGGAGATCGTGGTGACAGACGTGACCGTGGCCCTCGCGACGACAGGCGCGGCGGCGGTGACCGTGGCGACAGACGCGGCCCTCGTGAAGATCGTGGTCCCCGTGAAGACCGTGGCCCTCGCCCGGAACGTCAGGACTATCCTGAAAAACCACAGGAACCTACCTTCGACGAAGAATAG
- a CDS encoding M56 family metallopeptidase — translation MTALIYLEKVVLCSALLYGYYHLALRNNRFHQWNRYYLMLITLVSLVTPLLQIPLPDNNEKTSAVLTYTSKMLTLREPVAATPTTDPTTYLRIVLTVIYALVVAFFLYRLLSGVLSIRKLIRRSTVQEIPPFRFARHPQVQAPFSFFRYIFWDMDSSLDTPDNKQVLQHELVHLRERHSIDKILLEVITSICWINPFFHLIKRELSLVHEFIADRKAAGNEVTGYAENILRNALNSRQFSITNDFFHPPIKRRIFMLTQFHQPRFSYLRRILVLPVAATIFCSLAFVADQRPSAIRALVPTGSILSPKAQPAGPAQAAHTTGDTVRPKPGAVPSVTVVTVDPSQLSVRPAYPGGDEALAIYLSRNIRYPKVAYDKGIQGTVKIHFIIDARGNVTHAEATNSPLGAGLEEEAIRVVKAMPTWKPAEKDGQKVAVDYQLPIRFQLEKKLGTVVIGENNPSAGAAKNPQTGSDEIFTFVEKPPTYDGGEDGLARYLSGNILYPKEAQAKGTSGTVFVQFVVDKEGFVKDVHTVGAPKGNGLEEEAIRVVNAMPRWHAGQQNGKNVNVQFNLPIRFTIQEESKHQHQ, via the coding sequence ATGACAGCGCTTATCTACCTGGAGAAAGTCGTACTGTGCAGCGCCTTGCTATATGGCTATTACCATCTGGCCCTGCGTAACAACCGGTTTCACCAATGGAACCGTTACTACCTGATGCTCATTACCCTGGTATCGTTGGTCACCCCGCTGCTACAGATCCCTCTTCCGGACAATAATGAAAAAACGTCCGCCGTGCTGACTTACACCAGCAAAATGCTCACCCTGCGGGAACCTGTCGCCGCCACCCCCACAACCGATCCGACCACTTATTTACGTATAGTCCTTACCGTTATCTACGCTTTGGTAGTGGCCTTTTTCCTGTATCGTCTGCTCTCCGGCGTCCTGAGCATCCGGAAACTAATACGGCGCAGTACCGTGCAGGAAATCCCGCCCTTCCGTTTTGCCCGCCACCCACAGGTACAGGCGCCCTTTTCCTTCTTCCGGTATATCTTCTGGGACATGGACTCCAGCCTCGATACGCCGGACAACAAACAGGTGCTGCAACACGAGCTGGTGCACCTGCGGGAGAGACACAGCATCGATAAAATATTACTGGAAGTGATCACCTCCATTTGCTGGATCAATCCCTTCTTCCATCTGATAAAAAGGGAATTGTCCCTTGTGCATGAATTCATCGCTGACAGGAAAGCAGCCGGTAACGAAGTGACTGGTTACGCCGAAAACATTCTCCGGAACGCCCTTAACAGCCGGCAGTTTTCAATTACCAACGATTTTTTCCATCCGCCAATAAAACGACGAATTTTTATGCTCACACAATTCCACCAACCCAGGTTCAGTTATTTGCGCAGAATACTGGTGCTGCCTGTTGCGGCCACTATTTTCTGCTCACTTGCCTTTGTGGCCGACCAGCGCCCATCCGCCATTCGGGCGCTGGTGCCCACCGGCAGCATATTAAGTCCAAAGGCGCAACCGGCAGGGCCTGCGCAGGCTGCTCATACTACCGGCGACACCGTCCGTCCAAAACCCGGCGCCGTTCCATCCGTTACCGTGGTTACGGTTGATCCCTCACAGCTCTCCGTCCGCCCCGCTTACCCGGGTGGCGACGAAGCGCTGGCCATCTATCTGAGCCGCAACATCCGCTACCCAAAAGTGGCTTATGATAAGGGCATCCAGGGCACAGTTAAAATTCACTTCATCATTGATGCCCGCGGTAACGTTACCCATGCAGAAGCCACCAATAGTCCTTTGGGAGCAGGATTGGAAGAAGAAGCCATCCGGGTGGTCAAAGCCATGCCCACATGGAAACCGGCGGAGAAAGACGGGCAGAAAGTAGCTGTGGATTACCAACTACCGATACGGTTTCAACTGGAAAAGAAGCTGGGAACTGTTGTTATCGGTGAAAACAATCCTTCAGCAGGCGCGGCTAAAAATCCCCAGACAGGTTCAGACGAGATATTCACCTTTGTAGAAAAGCCACCTACCTATGATGGCGGTGAAGATGGGCTGGCGCGCTATCTGTCAGGAAATATCCTGTATCCAAAGGAAGCACAGGCAAAAGGGACCAGCGGCACGGTATTCGTCCAGTTTGTGGTAGACAAGGAAGGATTCGTTAAAGATGTTCATACAGTGGGTGCCCCGAAGGGCAATGGACTGGAGGAAGAAGCTATCCGTGTGGTGAACGCCATGCCCCGGTGGCATGCGGGTCAACAAAACGGCAAGAATGTCAATGTGCAGTTCAATCTGCCGATACGTTTTACGATACAGGAAGAATCGAAACATCAACACCAATAA
- the rpsO gene encoding 30S ribosomal protein S15: MSYLTVEKKANIFKEFGGSEKNTGSVEAQIALLTERINSISGHLKQNKKDFSTHRGLMKMVGQRKRLLAYLSKTNLTGYRALIEKLGIRK, encoded by the coding sequence ATGTCTTACTTAACTGTTGAAAAGAAAGCCAATATTTTTAAGGAATTTGGTGGAAGCGAGAAAAATACAGGCTCCGTGGAAGCGCAAATTGCCCTGCTGACTGAGCGTATCAACAGCATTTCCGGTCACCTGAAACAAAACAAAAAAGATTTCTCCACTCATCGTGGTCTGATGAAAATGGTAGGTCAGAGAAAGCGTCTGCTCGCTTATCTGTCTAAAACCAACCTCACCGGCTATCGTGCCCTCATTGAGAAGTTAGGTATCAGGAAGTAA
- a CDS encoding hydrogen peroxide-inducible genes activator: MTTVQLEYIVAVDTYRSFVIAAEKCFVTQPTLSMQIQKLEDELGIKLFDRSKLPVVPTEIGIAVVAQARIILKENARIREIIADQKKEVQGNLKVGIIPTLAPYLLPRILTGFMKKYPKVKLEIWEYPTEQIIQQLKQELLDCGLLATPLHNPHLEEHPLFYESFVVYTAKSNPLYEKKVVRAEELELKDVWLLNEGHCMRNQVLNICKDKFTMGEHKNLEYNTGSVETLKRMVDLNEGYTILPELSLQDLSSRQLNMVRYFKTPEPVREISLVTHRHFIKQALIEAFKKEILAHVPEKTKAQKNKKVIEINM, from the coding sequence ATGACAACGGTTCAATTGGAGTACATCGTTGCGGTAGACACCTACCGGAGCTTTGTGATCGCAGCGGAAAAATGCTTCGTTACACAGCCTACGCTAAGTATGCAGATACAAAAACTGGAAGATGAGCTGGGCATTAAATTATTTGACCGCAGCAAACTGCCGGTGGTGCCCACTGAAATAGGCATTGCTGTAGTGGCGCAGGCCAGGATCATCCTGAAAGAAAACGCCCGTATCCGGGAAATTATCGCAGACCAGAAAAAAGAAGTACAGGGCAACCTGAAAGTGGGCATTATCCCTACCCTTGCACCCTATCTCCTTCCCCGCATCCTGACGGGGTTCATGAAGAAATATCCCAAAGTAAAACTGGAAATATGGGAATACCCCACAGAACAGATCATTCAACAGTTGAAGCAGGAGCTGCTGGACTGTGGCCTGCTGGCCACGCCGCTGCATAATCCCCACCTGGAAGAGCATCCGCTGTTTTATGAGTCCTTTGTGGTGTATACCGCAAAAAGCAACCCGTTGTATGAAAAGAAAGTAGTGCGTGCAGAAGAACTGGAACTAAAAGACGTATGGCTGCTGAATGAAGGGCACTGCATGCGTAACCAGGTACTGAACATCTGCAAGGACAAGTTTACCATGGGCGAGCATAAAAACCTGGAATACAATACCGGCAGCGTGGAAACACTCAAACGGATGGTAGATCTGAATGAAGGATACACTATTTTACCGGAGTTGTCACTGCAGGACCTTTCCAGCCGCCAGCTGAATATGGTCCGTTATTTTAAAACGCCCGAACCGGTGAGGGAAATCAGTCTCGTTACCCATCGTCATTTTATCAAACAGGCCCTGATAGAAGCCTTTAAAAAAGAGATACTGGCGCATGTGCCGGAAAAGACCAAAGCGCAAAAGAATAAAAAGGTCATCGAAATAAACATGTAA
- the prmA gene encoding 50S ribosomal protein L11 methyltransferase, which translates to MSHIAITLQASAEQADLLIAQLSDTGYEGFEEQADQLIAYIPEADFDEALLQSILVSYGITYTKETIQQTNWNAVWESNFEPVLVDGFCGIRAGFHPPFTPAPTYEIVITPKMSFGTGHHATTSSMIRLMQHLSFEGKKVFDFGTGTGILAILADMMGAAQTDAIDYDEWAVNNTLENIQTNHTQHTTVWQADNLDAVTGTYDILLANINLNVLLRFMNDMRRLLVPDGILLLSGIMPSDEQQILASAVPAGFTLLEKIEKDNWLALKLKAGSKE; encoded by the coding sequence ATGTCACATATTGCTATTACGCTGCAGGCCAGCGCTGAACAGGCCGACCTGCTGATTGCGCAGCTGTCAGATACAGGTTATGAGGGATTTGAGGAGCAAGCGGACCAACTGATCGCCTATATTCCGGAAGCTGACTTTGATGAGGCGTTATTGCAGTCGATTCTGGTATCTTACGGTATAACCTATACGAAAGAGACGATTCAGCAGACGAACTGGAATGCAGTGTGGGAAAGCAATTTTGAGCCTGTGCTGGTAGATGGATTTTGTGGCATCAGGGCCGGTTTTCATCCGCCATTTACGCCGGCGCCAACCTATGAGATTGTGATCACGCCCAAAATGTCGTTTGGTACAGGGCATCATGCCACTACTTCTTCGATGATACGGTTGATGCAACACCTTTCGTTTGAAGGAAAGAAAGTATTCGATTTCGGGACTGGTACGGGCATTCTGGCTATTCTGGCTGATATGATGGGGGCTGCGCAAACCGATGCCATCGATTATGATGAGTGGGCGGTGAACAATACGCTGGAGAATATACAAACCAATCATACCCAACATACGACCGTATGGCAGGCTGATAACCTGGACGCGGTGACGGGCACATATGATATTCTCCTGGCCAACATCAATCTGAACGTGTTATTGAGGTTTATGAACGATATGCGCCGTTTGCTGGTACCTGATGGCATCCTCCTGTTGAGCGGCATTATGCCGTCAGACGAACAGCAAATACTGGCTTCGGCAGTTCCGGCCGGCTTCACGCTCCTGGAAAAAATTGAGAAAGACAACTGGCTGGCACTGAAACTGAAGGCGGGTAGCAAGGAATAG
- the plsY gene encoding glycerol-3-phosphate 1-O-acyltransferase PlsY, translating into MTEILLLFCAYLIGSVPTAVWVSKGVFGMDIREYGSGNAGATNTFRVLGPKAGTFVMVVDMLKGVLAVRLAYLASYYHDPEHLTQLVNLQIGLGLAAVVGHIFPIWANFRGGKGIATLFGLVLAIQPVVALCCVGVFLMILFLTRYVSLSSIIASIAFPVLILYIFNEPEIYYRIFAIAVALMVVLTHQKNITRLLKGNESKVPLFRNRKEKH; encoded by the coding sequence ATGACAGAAATTTTATTGCTTTTTTGTGCTTATCTGATCGGGTCTGTACCTACAGCTGTATGGGTAAGTAAAGGCGTTTTCGGGATGGATATCAGGGAATATGGCAGCGGCAACGCCGGTGCTACCAACACATTCCGGGTACTGGGCCCCAAAGCAGGAACTTTTGTGATGGTGGTAGACATGTTGAAGGGTGTACTGGCTGTACGGTTAGCATATCTTGCATCTTACTATCATGATCCCGAGCACCTGACACAGCTGGTGAACCTCCAGATCGGACTGGGCCTGGCTGCGGTGGTTGGGCATATTTTCCCTATCTGGGCCAACTTCCGGGGCGGTAAAGGCATCGCTACCCTGTTCGGCCTGGTACTGGCCATTCAGCCGGTGGTGGCCTTGTGCTGCGTGGGTGTATTTCTGATGATCCTCTTCCTGACACGTTACGTATCTTTAAGTTCTATCATTGCCAGCATCGCATTTCCTGTCCTGATCCTGTATATCTTTAATGAACCTGAAATTTACTATCGCATCTTTGCTATCGCTGTGGCTTTGATGGTGGTATTAACACACCAGAAAAATATTACCCGTCTGTTGAAAGGCAACGAGAGTAAAGTTCCCCTGTTCAGGAACAGAAAAGAAAAACATTAA